Proteins encoded in a region of the Streptomyces violaceoruber genome:
- a CDS encoding DUF6213 family protein, which produces MNREVTLPLIVDDRGTLQVAASDVSKLLRTVGGRWLRLVETGEESLDEDTVAALTIELAKLADRIDVACIAHSSGPSS; this is translated from the coding sequence GTGAACCGCGAAGTGACCCTGCCTCTGATCGTCGACGACCGCGGCACGCTCCAGGTCGCCGCGTCCGACGTGAGCAAGCTGCTGCGCACGGTCGGCGGGCGGTGGCTGCGGCTGGTGGAGACCGGCGAGGAGAGCCTGGACGAGGACACCGTCGCGGCCCTCACCATCGAGCTGGCCAAGCTGGCCGACCGGATCGACGTGGCGTGCATCGCCCACAGCAGCGGCCCCTCCTCCTGA